In Arachis hypogaea cultivar Tifrunner chromosome 17, arahy.Tifrunner.gnm2.J5K5, whole genome shotgun sequence, a single window of DNA contains:
- the LOC112762830 gene encoding protein FAR1-RELATED SEQUENCE 5-like: protein MTSLLRVKHYQLIYPTMEMSDDGNYFCDAKEPLSDKGLDMDSEADDFFDDNFYENWDGRSIDGISDLGSFNLNSLMVDEIKMLHFPYLNAAFSFYNLYAKMNRFAARRSKLRHNVNSDITQQSFVCFREEFRETKSYDESSQRKHEPKPETRYGCQAEIYVHVHIDTERWIITYFQEACNHVLANELTFMLPGHRKMDAGAINQMNMMLKVRIKTPQIYASFVNTLGDFQNVPLLKREYSFDTWLTKRVIWYMFFGLTNVVNWIIISLEMCWRYATYQENKYMCPLVVFFGINHHNQTIVFAAALVSNENEDTYIWLLQQFLECMNEKAPQCVITDGHGTMKKAIESAFSSTYPRFCALHLIRNATSNLGNPTFTSEFKRCIPFDYEISEFQDRWVMMVSKLGLENNQWVCDLYARKKM, encoded by the exons ATGACGTCTCTTTTGAGAGTGAAGCACTACCAACTTATTTATCCGACCATGGAAATGAGTGATGATGGAAATTACTTTTGTGATGCTAAAGAACCTCTAAGCGATAAAGGCTTGGACATGGATTCTGAAGCCGATGATTTTTTTGACGATAACTTCTATGAGAACTGGGATGGCAGGTCAATTGATGGTATTAGTGACCTTggtagttttaatttaaattcactAATGGTGGATGAGATTAAGATGCTACATTTTCCATATCTTAATGCCGCCTTCTCTTTCTACAATTTGTATGCCAAAATGAACAGGTTTGCTGCAAGGAGGAGCAAGTTGAGGCACAATGTTAACAGTGATATCACGCAACAATCATTTGTTTGCTTTAGAGAGGAATTTAGGGAGACAAAATCCTATGACGAGAGCAGTCAACGTAAACATGAGCCAAAACCAGAGACTAGATATGGATGCCAGGCTGAGATATATGTTCATGTCCATATAGATACTGAGAGATGGATCATAACATATTTTCAAGAAGCTTGTAACCACGTTCTTGCTAATGAATTGACCTTCATGCTTCCGGGACATAGGAAGATGGATGCTGGCGCAATCAACCAAATGAACATGATGTTGAAAGTTAGGATAAAGACTCCTCAGATTTATGCATCCTTTGTCAACACATTAGGGGACTTCCAAAATGTTCCATTGTTAAAGAGAG AATATTCGTTTGATACTTGGCTGACAAAGAGGGTCATTTGGTACATGTTTTTTGGTCTAACAAATGTAGTCAATTGGATTATCATATCTTTGGAGATGTGTTGGCGTTATGCGACATATCAGGAAAATAAGTACATGTGCCCTCTTGTTGTGTTTTTTGGTATAAATCATCATAACCAAACCATTGTGTTTGCCGCTGCTCTTGTCTCAAATGAGAATGAGGATACTTATATTTGGTTACTGCAACAATTCTTGGAATGTATGAATGAAAAAGCTCCTCAATGTGTTATCACGGATGGTCACGGAACCATGAAAAAGGCCATTGAATCAGCGTTTTCTAGTACCTACCCCCGGTTTTGTGCATTGCACTTAATTAGAAATGCAACATCCAACCTTGGAAACCCAACATTCACGTCCGAGTTTAAAAGATGCATCCCTTTCGATTATGAGATATCAGAGTTCCAAGACCGGTGGGTGATGATGGTTTCAAAACTTGGCCTCGAGAATAATCAATGGGTGTGTGACCTTTATGCCAGGAAGAAAATGTAG
- the LOC112762535 gene encoding mannose-1-phosphate guanylyltransferase 1, producing MKALILVGGFGTRLRPLTLSFPKPLVDFANKPMILHQIEALKAIGVSEVVLAINYQPEVMLNFLKDFEEKLGIKITCSQETEPLGTAGPLALARDKLIDESGEPFFVLNSDVISEYPLKEMIEFHKSHGGEASIMVTKVDEPSKYGVVVMEEKTGKVEKFVEKPKLFVGNKINAGIYLLNPSVLDRIELRPTSIEKEVFPKIAAEEKLYAMVLPGFWMDIGQPKDYITGLRLYLDSLRKKSSPKLASGAHIVGNVIVDETAKIGEGCLIGPDVAIGPGCIVESGVRLSRCTVMRGVRIKKHACVSSSIIGWHSTVGQWARVENMTILGEDVHVCDEIYTNGGVILPHKEIKSSILKPEIVM from the exons ATGAAGGCACTGATTCTGGTTGGAGGGTTTGGAACACGGTTGAGGCCATTGACACTGAGTTTCCCTAAGCCTCTTGTTGATTTTGCTAATAAGCCCATGATTCTGCATCAG ATTGAGGCTCTTAAGGCCATTGGAGTTTCTGAAGTAGTTCTTGCTATCAATTACCAGCCAGAG GTTATGTTGAATTTTTTGAAGGATTTTGAAGAAAAGCTTGGCATCAAGATCACATGTTCTCAAGAAACTGAACCGCTTGGAACTGCAGGCCCCCTTGCTCTTGCTAGGGATAAGCTGATAGATGAATCTGGCGAGCCATTTTTCGTTCTCAACAGTGATGTTATCAGTGAGTACCCACTTAAAGAGATGATTGAATTCCACAAATCCCATGGAGGAGAGGCTTCTATAATGGTGACAAAG GTTGATGAGCCATCAAAATACGGTGTGGTTGTGATGGAGGAGAAAACGGGGAAGGTTGAGAAATTTGTGGAGAAGCCAAAGCTCTTTGTTGGTAACAAAATTAATGCTGGAATCTACCTGTTGAACCCCTCTGTCTTGGACCGAATTGAACTGAGGCCCACTTCTATTGAGAAAGAGGTGTTTCCAAAGATTGCAGCAGAGGAAAAGTTATATGCAATGGTTCTGCCTGGGTTCTGGATGGATATTGGACAACCAAAGGACTACATTACCGGTCTGAGACTCTACTTGGATTCATTGAGAAAGAAGTCTTCTCCTAAGTTGGCTAGTGGCGCACACATTGTTGGGAATGTCATTGTGGATGAGACCGCCAAAATTGGCGAGGGATGCCTCATTGGACCTGATGTCGCCATTGGTCCTGGCTGCATTGTTGAGTCAGGTGTGCGACTCTCACGCTGCACGGTAATGCGAGGAGTCCGGATCAAGAAGCATGCTTGTGTATCCAGTAGTATTATTGGATGGCATTCCACAGTTGGGCAATGGGCACGAGTGGAGAATATGACTATCCTTGGAGAAGATGTCCATGTTTGCGATGAAATTTATACCAATGGTGGCGTGATTTTGCCTCACAAAGAGATCAAGTCAAGTATTCTGAAGCCAGAGATAGTCATGTGA